acgaacttaaccactcggccaggggccggccccagcactctgttcttcttaacaaagtctgccctcaggagaaactagttaactAGAGCCGAAGCTGCTagggtattatcagagcctaactgatctgggggaagggaaatactcaagcccactctagccatcctatCCCAcctaaagggagagaaaaaaactgagtaacacttgtgaaggtcacgGCCCAGaagcacaggctcactaaaagactaaGACCTAATTATAGAACTATaaaatgcttcccctcccctcacaTCTCACCACCACAtgactaaaggcctatttacagcagttccttttacctggtaCATCATATGGGCTATTAAGAAAGAtttacaaggcataccaaaagacaaagagataaagcaagcatcagaaccagacatggcagggatgttggaattatcaggccaggaatttaaaacaactatgattaatatccTAAGGACTCTAATAGATAAAGTAGTCAGCAGGCAAGAACAGATgagcaatgtaagcagagagatggaaatcctaagaaagaaccaaaaagaaatgctagagataaaaacagcactgtaacagaaatgaagaatgcctttgatgggcctGTTAGTAAATGGACACAGCTGAGAAAAGAATCTTTGAGCTACaggatatatcaatagaatcCTCGAAAACGgaaaatcaaagagaacaaagactgaaaaaaacagaacGGAATATCCAACTACTGTGGGACAACTACGAAAGGTGTAACACACACATTacgggaataccagaaggagaagaaagagagaaaggaaaagaaatatttgaaacaataatgactgagaacttaCCCAAACTAATGTCAGACACCAGATCACAGATCCAGCAAGTTCAGAGAACATCAAGCAGAATATATGCTGAAAAAATGCACACATAGGcatataatttctaaattacagaaaatcaaagataaagtcctgaaagaagacagaaggggaaaaaaaacacctatagaggaacaaagataagaattatatctgaattcccctcagaaaccatgcaagcaaaaAGTGagcagagtgaaatatttaaaatcttaagagaaaaacaattaccagcctagaattctgtactctgcaaaattattcttcaaaagtaaaggagaaataaagactttctcagacaaacaaaaattgaaggaatttgttCTCAGTAAACTGGCTTTGCAAGAAACGTTAAAAGTGTtttcaagagaaggaaaataacagaggTCAGAAAcctggatctacataaagaaataaagagcactgaggaaggaataagtgaaggtaaaataaagactttaACTTTTCTTagtcttaattgatctaacaggcaacagttcaaaataataatagcaacaatgtattcaattGTCTGCTTATGTATGTatacagatagatatagatgtatagatatatatgctTATGAATGACTGCAATGATACAAAGAATGGGAGCATGGAAttaggtttattttgttattataaggtactcacaTTACCTgtgaaatggtaaaatattatttgaaagtggacttggatcaGTTataatgtatattgcaaactctagggcaactactgaaaaaaacaaacaaggggctggcccagtggtgtcgtgtttaagtttgcacgctccacttcagcagcctggggttccggGGTTCAgacctgggtggggacctacatgctgctcatcaagcaacgctgtggtggcatcccacatataaaactgaggaagattggcaacagatgttagctcagggacagtcttcctcactaaaaaaaaaaaaagcaaacaaacaaacaaaaagtataaCAGATATGttaataaaggagagaaaatggaatcataaaaaatgctaaattaaaaccaagaaaagagtggaagagaaaaacaggaacaaagaacaagggtaacaaatagaaaacaataatgaATATAGTAGATATTAACCCAACTATATCAATCACTTTGAATGCtcatggtctaaatacaccaattaaatgACAGAGATTGTTAGAGTGTTCAAAAATATGACCCaaatatatgttgtctacaagaaacccactttaaatataaatacacatatagaTCAAAAGTAAATGGAtgtagaaaaatataccatgttcacactaaccaaagaaagcaggagtcactatattaatttcagacagagcagacatTAAAGTAAGAAAAGTTATCAGGAATATAGAAGGGcttttcataatgataaaggggtcaattattcaagaagacataacaattcttAATGGGTACTTGCCTAACAACAGACTGCCAAATTACATAAggaaaaaactgacagaactgcaaggaaaagtagatgaatccactatcatggttggagacttcaacatccctCAGAGACGGACAGATCCAGCAGACAGAAAATTAGAAAGGACATGGTTGAACTCAACAATATCATCAATCAGCTGGATATAactgacatctatagactacttcaccCAACTACAGTAGaatatacacatttttctcaactCACATGCAACATTCACCAGGATGGACCACATTCTGGGGCATAAACCACACCTTAATGgctttaaaagaatagaaatcataaaatgtCTGTTCTCAGATCACAAaggaattaaagtagaaattaataacagaaagataactggaaaatccccaaatacattgagactaaacaacacacttctcaaTAACAcatgggttaaagaagaaatctcaacagaaatttaaaaatattttgaacttaatgaaaatgaaaataaaacatcaaaatttatgggatccagtgaaagcagtgcttagatgGAAATTTATGGATGctttgaatgcatatattagaaaagaaaaaagatctaaaatcaatcatctaagtttccaccttggGAAACTAGAAGAAGAGCAAATCAAATTTGctccaaagtaagtagaagaaaagaaataataagaattagagcagaaatcaatgaaactgaaaacaagaaatcaatagagaaaatcaaagaaagcaaaagctggttccttgaaaagatctATAAAAGTGATAAAACGCTAGCCAagctaattaagaaaaaaaaagagaggatacaaaattactaatatcagaaatgaaagaggcacATCACTATAGATgccatggaaattaaaaaaaaagaaatattatgaacaactctatgcctacaaatttgataacctaggtgaaatggaccaattccttgaaaggtAGAATCTGCCACaattcacacaagaagaaatagatgatctgaataggtctatatctactaaagaaattgaatcaataattaataaccttccaaaacagaaagcatcaggcccagatgggttccctagtgaattctcccaaacatttaaGCAAGAAAGTATACCAatttctacaatctctttcaaagGATAGAAACATAAGGActactttctaactcattctatgaggctagcattaccctAATATCGAAACCGGACAAAGacataacaagaaaagaaaactacaggtcaatacctctcatgaacatagatgcaaaaatcctcaacaaaatattagcaaattgaatccaaacAAGTAGAAAAAGTatgatacatcatgatcaaggggaatttatcccaggtatgcaaggctggtccaacatttgaaaatcaattaatgtaatccatcacgtcaacaaactaaaaaaaaaaatcacatgatcatatcattagatgctgaaaaagcatctgacaaaaaaCCAACACTTACGCATGataaaactctcagtaaactagaaatagaggagaactttctcaatttgataaagacTATCTAAAAAATCCTGCAGCTAACATCCTACTTAacagtgagaaacttgaagctttcccactaagatcaggtacaaggtaaggatgtcccctctcatgACTCCTTTTCAgtatcatactggaagtccttgctaatgcagtaaggcaagaaaagaaaagaaaagaaaatgtatgcagattgggaaggaagacataaaactgtctttgttggcatattatctatgtagaaaatctgaaagaatcaacaaaaaacacATGGAACGAATAAGTGATTATAGTGAAgatgcaggatacaaggttaatagataaaagtcaattgctttcctatataccaacaatgaataagtggaatttgaaattaaaaataaaataccatttacattagcacccccaaaatgaaatatttatgtataaatctaataaaatatacaCGAGaagatctatatgagaaaaactacaaaactctgttgaatgaaatcaaagaagaactaaaaaaatagagagatattccatgctcatggataggaagactcaatattgtaagaTGTCAGTtattcccaacttgatctatagattaatgcaatcccaatgaaaatcccagcaaattattttgtggagattgacaaactgattctaaagtttacacggagaggcaaaagacccagaatagccaacacaatactgaaagagaagaacaaagctggaggactgatGCTACCTGACTTTAAGATTTACTATAAATCTACAGCaaccaagacagtgtggtattggtgaaagaagagacaaaaagatcaatggagacagaatagagagctcagataGAATcccacaaatatagtcaactaatctttgacaagggagcaaaaGCAACACAATGGACAAAGacggtcttttcaacaaatggtgctggaacagctAGACATCCACATGCGGCAAAATGAATCTAAACAAAGACTTTACACCCTTTacaaaaaattaagtcaaaatggatcataggcctaAAAATAAAGTGCAAAACTCAAAAACTCCTAGAATACaacatagaagaaaacctagatgaccttgggtatggtgatgcctttttagatataacaccaaagtcatgatccataaaagaaatcattgataagttaaacttcattaaaattaaaaccttttgttctgtgaaagaaaatatcaagagaattagaagacaagctacagactgggagaaaacatttgcaaaagaccTATCTGCTAAAGGagtgctatccaaaatatacaaagaactattaaaactcaacaataaaaaaacaaagaacctgaTTAAAAGAATGGGCCAACCTTAACAGGCACgtcaccaaagaagatagacagatggtgaacaagcatatgaagagatgctccaCATAAtaagtcatcaggaaaatgtaaattaaaatgagagACTACTATATATCAATCAAaatgaccaaaatccagaacactgacaacaacaaatgctAGTGAGAATGTGGCTCAACAGGAACGCAcaccttgctggtgggaatgcaaagtagTACAGCTACTTTGAAAGACtgtggtggtttcttacaaaactaagcatactcttacaatataatccagcaatcatgctccttggtatttactcacaggagttgaaaacatgtccacataaaaacctgcacaaggatgtttatagtagctttatgcATGACTGCCAAAATtgggaagcaaccaagatgtaggtgaatggataaataaactgcagtacatccagacaatgcaatattattcagtgctaaaaaagaAAGATCGCTCTatcaagacatgaaaagacatggaggaagcttaaatgcatattactaagttaaagaagcccatctgaaaagcctacatattgtatgattccaactataggacattctggaaaagccaaactataaagacaataaaaaggaTCAGTGGTTACAGAGCAGGGAGCAGGGGGGAAGTTATAtaggcagggcacagaggatttttaaggcagtgaaaatactgtttgatattataatgatggatatatgtcattatacatttgtccaacccatagaatgtacaacacaaagtgggaaccctaaggtaaactatagactttgggtgattatgatatgTCAATGTAGGTACATCCTTGGTAAAAAGTGTACCATTGATCATgggagaggctatgcatgtgtgagaGCAGgggtgttttatttatttatttatttttgttattgtttctttttgaggaagattagctctgagctaacatctgctgccaatcctcctctttttgctgaggaagattggccctgagctaaaatccgtgcccatcttcctctattttatatgtgggatgcctgccacagcatggcttgatatgtggtgtgtaggtccgcaccagggatccaaaccagggaaccccaggctgctgaagcagaacatgcaaacttcacctctgtgccaccaggctgacccctgagGGCAGAGGTTATATGGGAAATcagtaccttcctctcaattttattgtaaaccaaaaactgctctaaaagaaccaagtctttttaaaaaagtctttatcTTACCTAAAATAATTCACTTTTGAGATGTATCTAATCACTGAAAACTTCATACTAAAATTTCAACAATATTGTTTACTTTCGAAGTACAATATACGTATCTGTCTTCCCCTCTTTACAATATTCCATAGTAGTACAGATACTTTGGTGCCTGTCAACAAGATGAAATCTGAATGGCCGTGGATTCTGATTTTGGTTCCTCCACTCTTTTGCTAGTTTTCCTTTACTACAATAGCCTCCATTGTTTACACATTTAATATGGAAGCCAGAGAAGCCTGATTTAATAGATGGTGAATATTCCATAGTTGTATGCAAATACTGTACTTGAAGACTTATCTCCTGGAAGAGGAATTAGACTTGTTTGGTACGACCCCAAGAGTTCAGACTAGGACTGGTGGTTGGAagctacagaaaaatattttacaataaggGAGACGTTAGAACTATGTCCATGGAATATGTTGACTTAGCCAATAATGAGTTCTTCATCATGGTAGGTAGTTAAGAACAGGCTAGAGATTTATTAGGGAGAATTCAAGCTTGTGCTTTCAACTGAGGCTAAGATGAAGTAATCCATGTGGGATAAAAGTTCACAACATTACTAAAAATTTGCAACAAAAATGGACCccaaaaataattccaaagtttttaaaaacttaactgAACTATAAACATATGTATACAATATCATCTGTCAATATCAGGATAAAGGAGCTTTTTGATTTTGTCAGGGTGGGAGCCAGGTTCTTTGACAATCTTGTTAAGATATGCAAAGTCAAGAACACTGTACTCGATGAAGATACTTGTTCTAGTAATTTACCTGAGTTTTACCACCTTAAAAAGCAGTTTTTCTCTACTGAatgtacaaaaaaaaaacccaaaaagactTTTGGTACTTAAAAATGCAGATTGTGGCTCTTACCACTACCTGTCCCCCTCCGCCCTTCCCAGCATTTCTCATTCACTATTTCTTTGTGGAGCCCAGgcatttgatttttaacaaatattctaAGTGATTTTTATTGTAGATGGTCATAAaactacactttgagaaacacattCAAAGAGGAGAGTAGGAAAGATCACCTCCCATTCTGTCTATCCAAAGTTTATGAGAATGCCACGGAACTTTATGTTCAGATGAATTCCatcttaaaaaaaccaaaaacactgacacattttggtttttcttctatCCCAGGGCCAAAAGCCAAAATGAAATTTACAGTACTTGCTGTCACCGTTGCGCTAACTTTGCTGCTAGGAGTTCAAGCCATGCCTGCAAATCGCCTGTCTTGCTACAAAAAGATACTGAAAGATCGCAACTGTCACAACCTTCCGGAAGGAGTAGCTGACCTGACAAAGATGGATGTAAACGTCCAGGATCATTTCTGGGATGGGAAGGGATGTGAGATGATCTGTTACTGCAACTTCAGTGAATTGCTCTGCTGTCCAAAGTAAGGAAATGCAATCACAAAATACGTTGCTATGAAATGTATGCATAACAACTCTTTTTTAAGGACACCCTCATAATGAGTTTGCTGAAATTAATCACCATTTTTAGTAAAATCCTGTTCAAATCTCAGCTATTTTCTAGAATCATCACCATTGTGTATAGAactgaatattttcatttaagaaaCAGAGTTTGGCAGATTTTAgtaaaacaaattaaatccaGAAAATCAATAACACTCCAATCTATTAAATTCTAAATTTCCTATCTGATTTTTAACCACACAAAAAAATCTGTTGGTAGCTGAAGTCACCTTCAAGGTTGACATCTTAAACCAATTTGAAAACTAATAAAAGGCTTTAGATAAAAGATTTCAGTAACAGGATCAAGTAATTAGCTGCACAAAAAACTTTGATAAGGGTCAAGGAAAAATTTTCTAGCTCTATGTCTGAGTTAACCAGAAATTAACTAAATAGACATTATCCACTGACCTGGAAAGTAGATGTATTTAAGTATAAAACAATGGtagataaatcaataaatatttttagcacttgattttaaaattattttcctttggttATTGAGGAATCTTTCGAATACTATGACCTTGGCTATTCATActgaaaataactttttcaaattACTTTCAACATATGTCATCATAGtttcatttttctaagaaatctGTGAGGTAGAAAGGGCAGATATAACCATCTTATCAAGGAAAGGTATAGAGAGGTAAAATGACTAGCACCATCCCACGTAACTAGTTAATATCAGCACTgagactagaacccaggtcttctgatttGGACTAGATACTTTTTCTATCAAGCCAGTTGGTTCTTAAAGTATGGTTCCCAGAACAAAAGCTTCAATATCACCTGAGTTCTTGTTAAAAGTGCACATCCATTCTTGGGCCCCAGACCAGACCAGCTgaatcagaaacaatggaggtgAGGTATAACAATTATGGCTTAAAccctctaggtgattctgatgcatggtAGTTTGAGAATCGTTATGTTAAACCATGATAACAAGAACTTGAGTTAACTGATTGCATAAAATGACTTAATTTTTCCCAGACTACATAAATGAAATGACATCTACTATTAAAATACCacgtttgtgttttttaattgtaAGACTTGGAACCAATTTACTGAGATgtacttgtatttattttatgatacAATTTTGTGATTATCTGTGTTAATCGATGAGAATAGAAGTATGGACTTCTATACTTCTTGTATAGAAGAAGTATACAAGATTTTTGTATACTTTCAAAAAAAGTAATTTCTATCTGATTTGGGGTTATCATTTTCCCAGT
The genomic region above belongs to Equus caballus isolate H_3958 breed thoroughbred chromosome 2, TB-T2T, whole genome shotgun sequence and contains:
- the SCRG1 gene encoding scrapie-responsive protein 1; this translates as MKFTVLAVTVALTLLLGVQAMPANRLSCYKKILKDRNCHNLPEGVADLTKMDVNVQDHFWDGKGCEMICYCNFSELLCCPKDVFFGPKISFVIPCNNH